A single Nostoc sp. PCC 7107 DNA region contains:
- a CDS encoding F0F1 ATP synthase subunit B', protein MFDFDATLPFMALQFLLLAALLNVIFYKPLTKVLDERDNYIRTNTLEAKERLAKAERLAQEYEQQLAEARRQSQAAVETAQAEAKKITAQKIAEAQQEAQAQREKASIEIDQQKQEAMRSLEQQVDALGRQILEKLLGPSLAR, encoded by the coding sequence ATGTTTGATTTCGATGCTACTTTGCCCTTTATGGCATTGCAGTTCCTGCTGTTGGCAGCCTTGTTGAATGTAATTTTCTATAAGCCACTGACCAAAGTCCTGGACGAGCGCGATAATTACATCCGCACCAATACTCTTGAAGCCAAAGAGCGTTTAGCTAAAGCCGAACGCCTAGCTCAAGAATATGAACAGCAACTAGCAGAAGCTCGCAGGCAATCGCAAGCTGCTGTAGAAACAGCCCAGGCTGAAGCTAAGAAAATTACTGCCCAGAAAATTGCTGAGGCACAACAAGAAGCCCAAGCTCAAAGAGAAAAAGCTTCTATTGAAATAGACCAACAAAAGCAGGAAGCTATGCGTTCTTTAGAACAACAAGTTGATGCTCTTGGTAGGCAGATTCTAGAAAAACTGTTAGGGCCTAGTCTAGCTAGATAA
- a CDS encoding ATP synthase subunit I: MSLSEEPIAPTPTTQQDAPSGFEETESVSTSMQEFHQLYQKLLVITLVLTGIIFISVWIFYSLNTALNYLIGACTGVVYLKMLAKDVEQLGAEKNRLSKNRFALFVGLIVLATQWHDLHVLPIFLGFLTYKATLLVYTVQTAFISDS, from the coding sequence GTGAGCTTGTCAGAAGAACCAATTGCACCCACTCCGACAACACAACAAGATGCCCCATCTGGTTTTGAGGAAACAGAATCAGTAAGCACTTCTATGCAGGAGTTTCATCAACTCTATCAGAAGTTGTTGGTAATCACACTTGTTTTGACGGGGATTATATTTATCTCTGTGTGGATTTTTTATTCCTTAAACACTGCCCTGAATTATTTAATTGGGGCGTGTACAGGTGTGGTTTACTTAAAGATGCTGGCTAAAGACGTTGAGCAACTTGGCGCTGAAAAAAATCGTTTGAGCAAAAATCGTTTTGCTCTATTTGTTGGGTTGATTGTACTAGCAACTCAATGGCACGATCTACATGTACTGCCCATATTTTTGGGATTTCTCACATACAAAGCCACGCTCCTCGTTTATACGGTGCAAACTGCGTTCATTTCTGATTCTTAA
- the atpE gene encoding ATP synthase F0 subunit C: protein MDPLVSAASVLAAALAIGLAAIGPGIGQGNAAGQAVEGIARQPEAEGKIRGTLLLTLAFMESLTIYGLVIALVLLFANPFA from the coding sequence ATGGATCCATTAGTTTCTGCTGCTTCAGTTCTAGCTGCTGCTCTAGCAATTGGTTTAGCTGCGATCGGCCCTGGTATTGGACAAGGTAATGCTGCTGGTCAAGCAGTAGAAGGTATTGCCCGTCAGCCAGAAGCAGAAGGCAAAATTCGCGGTACTCTGCTGTTAACCTTGGCGTTTATGGAATCCTTGACTATCTACGGTCTGGTAATCGCCCTAGTACTGTTGTTTGCTAACCCCTTCGCATAA
- the atpB gene encoding F0F1 ATP synthase subunit A — protein MQMLSVLNAFNSFPLAELEVGQHFYWQLGNLKIHGQVFLTSWFVISILVVASIAATRNIQKVPSGIQNLMEYALEFIRDLAKNQLGEKEYRPWVPFIGTLFLFIFVSNWSGALIPWKLIKLPSGELAAPTNDINTTVALALLTSLAYFYAGFSKRGLGYFKKYIEPTPVLLPIAILEDFTKPLSLSFRLFGNILADELVVAVLVLLVPLFVPLPVMALGLFTSAIQALVFATLAGAYIHEAMEGHGGEEHEEH, from the coding sequence ATGCAAATGCTTAGTGTCTTAAACGCCTTTAATTCTTTTCCCCTCGCCGAATTAGAAGTAGGTCAACATTTCTACTGGCAATTAGGCAATCTTAAAATTCATGGGCAAGTTTTTCTCACCTCATGGTTTGTGATTAGCATTCTAGTAGTGGCTTCCATTGCTGCTACTCGCAACATACAAAAAGTTCCCAGTGGTATCCAGAACTTAATGGAATACGCCCTGGAATTTATTCGTGATCTAGCAAAAAACCAACTTGGTGAGAAAGAGTACCGCCCTTGGGTACCATTTATTGGTACATTGTTCTTGTTTATCTTCGTATCGAACTGGTCAGGTGCGTTGATCCCTTGGAAGCTAATCAAGCTGCCATCGGGTGAATTAGCTGCTCCCACCAACGACATCAATACGACGGTAGCATTGGCACTGCTGACTTCCCTCGCTTATTTTTACGCAGGTTTCAGCAAACGTGGTTTGGGCTACTTCAAGAAATACATAGAGCCAACACCCGTATTGTTGCCGATCGCCATTCTCGAAGATTTTACTAAGCCCCTCTCCCTAAGCTTCCGTCTTTTCGGTAACATCTTGGCGGATGAATTAGTGGTAGCGGTGTTAGTCCTGCTCGTCCCTTTATTTGTACCTCTACCTGTAATGGCCTTGGGTTTATTTACCAGTGCCATTCAAGCCCTGGTGTTTGCTACCCTAGCAGGGGCATACATTCATGAGGCAATGGAAGGACACGGCGGCGAAGAGCATGAGGAGCATTAA